In the genome of Streptomyces sp. SAI-127, the window GCTCGGCGGCCGGCTCCTGGGGCCGCACGCCGACGCCCAGCTTCTCCTTGATCTTCTTCTCGATCTCGTTGGCCAGGTCGGGGTTGTCCTTCAGGAAGTTGCGCGCGTTCTCCTTGCCCTGGCCGAGCTGGTCGCCCTCGTACGTGTACCAGGCGCCTGCCTTGCGGACGAAGCCGTTCTCCACGCCCATGTCGATCAGACCGCCCTCGCGGCTGATGCCCTGCCCGTAGAGGATGTCGAACTCGGCCTGCTTGAAGGGCGGCGCGACCTTGTTCTTGACGACCTTGACGCGGGTGCGGTTGCCGACCGCGTCCGTGCCGTCCTTCAGGGTCTCGATACGACGGATGTCGAGCCGCACCGAGGCGTAGAACTTCAGCGCCCGGCCACCGGTCGTGGTCTCCGGGGAGCCGAACATCACGCCGATCTTCTCGCGGAGCTGGTTGATGAAGATCGCGGTGGTCTTGGACTGGTTGAGCGCGCTGGTGATCTTCCGCAGGGCCTGGCTCATCAGACGGGCCTGCAGACCGACGTGGCTGTCGCCCATCTCGCCCTCGATCTCCGCGCGCGGGACGAGCGCGGCGACGGAGTCGATGACGATGAGGTCGAGGGCGCCGGAGCGGACCAGCATGTCCACGATCTCCAGAGCCTGCTCGCCGTTGTCCGGCTGGGAGAGGATCAGGTTGTCGATGTCGACGCCGAGCTTCTTCGCGTACTCGGGGTCGAGGGCGTGCTCCGCGTCCACGAAGGCGACCTGGCCGCCGGCCTTCTGGGCGTTGGCCACCGCGTGCAGCGTCAGGGTCGTCTTACCGGAGGACTCCGGTCCGTACACCTCCACCACCCGGCCACGCGGCAGGCCGCCGACGCCGAGGGCGACGTCGAGTGCGGTCGACCCGGTGGGGATGACCTCGATGGGCTCGTTCGGCCGCTCGCCCAGGCGCATCACGGCACCCTTGCCGAACTGCCGTTCAATCTGTGCGAGCGCGGCGTCGAGCGCCTTCTCGCGGTCGGTTCCTGCCATGGGTTCCACCCGATTTGCTTGAGTCGATCGCTTCACGTCAAAGACGCTAACGCCTGCCACTGACAATGCGTCCCGACGCCCGTCCAGCCTGTGGATAACTAGGGCGCTTCTCCATGCAAACCATGCCGAAACGCCCGCCGTTGACTTCGCCGGAACTTCCATAAGAATGGATGTTCGATTTTTGTGTCAAGCGCACCACACGCCACCCGGGACACTTCCTGCGGCACCCTCCGACGGCTTCCTCCGCCGCGCTCCGGCTACTTCCCGCGGCGTACTTCAGGTGTCTTCGGCGGTACGACGACCGGGCGGGCCGTTCTCGCGAGTCTGGTGCCATGGAGACCACGACGAGCACCTCAGAGACCACCCGGAACGACACCGGCACGGCACGTTCCCCCGCCGTCGTCGCGACCCTGTCCGCACTGCTCCTGCTGGCCGCGTCCATAGCCGGCCAGATCGCCGCCGGAGCGGACTATCCCATTGTCCCGCCCGGACTCGTCATCCCGCTCGTGGTGGCAGGACTGGTGGCCTGGCGCACGAAC includes:
- the recA gene encoding recombinase RecA, with protein sequence MAGTDREKALDAALAQIERQFGKGAVMRLGERPNEPIEVIPTGSTALDVALGVGGLPRGRVVEVYGPESSGKTTLTLHAVANAQKAGGQVAFVDAEHALDPEYAKKLGVDIDNLILSQPDNGEQALEIVDMLVRSGALDLIVIDSVAALVPRAEIEGEMGDSHVGLQARLMSQALRKITSALNQSKTTAIFINQLREKIGVMFGSPETTTGGRALKFYASVRLDIRRIETLKDGTDAVGNRTRVKVVKNKVAPPFKQAEFDILYGQGISREGGLIDMGVENGFVRKAGAWYTYEGDQLGQGKENARNFLKDNPDLANEIEKKIKEKLGVGVRPQEPAAEPSADAAVSTAADDAAKAPVPAAAKATKAKAPAAKS